Below is a genomic region from Methanolobus sediminis.
GCCTGGACATTTATATCAGGAGATTCTTCAGAGAAAGCACCTTCATTCACATTATCTTGCAGAGAAGTATCATTTTCCTGTACAATTTGCTCTGGATAATCATGGATAAAAGATTCCCCATATCCCGGAATATGAATCTGGAGCTGCTCCTGCAGGGAATTGAACATTCCACCTACAACAACCTTAAAAGATTCTATTTCCCCGGCTATTGCCATTATTTCTTCTTTGCTTGCATTTGAAGCTTCACTTTCCTGCTCAGAAACTGAGGAACCTGAAAAGATTTCACTTTCCTTTCCTGTAGCAGATGTAACAAGTTCTGAAGAATTTAACTCTTTAAGTGTACGGTTCAGCTTGGTTATTGCTTTAGTATGCAGATTTACAGCCTTTGCAATGCTTTTCATCTGTTCTTTAATATCTTCGAGCTGCTGAGTATTGGAAGCACTTTCTTCAAGCTGGTTATTCTGAAGTTCTGCGATAAAGGTTACATTTTCAGTTAGATTATCCAGCTCACCCTTGTGCTCAGTGAGATCTGAAACTATCTTTTCAAGGTGCTTTTCGTGAGAAACTACTTTTTCAATTGTATATTCCCGGCTTCCGGTCTCTACAAAGGAACGGAAGTCCTGGGAGTTATAATTAGGAACATACTGGAATAGCATTTTGAACAGTTCCACATAGGTTCCATGTATCTGCTTAACAGAAACTATTTTGGAAGCAATCGCATCAGAGAGCCCTCTGACTACAAATGTTTCGTTCTCGAAACTGAAAAAGTCAACACCTGCACTGAATTCACGAACCTGATCCCTGGCAGTTTCCACCATATCAGCAGATTCACGGTCACCATAAATGGAAATCATGGCACCATAAAGATCATTCAGGGTCTTTGCATAAGTTATTTCCAGAACATCAGGAGGGACTTTAGTAGGGTCCAGTGTTTCTGCATTTACAGAATCCTCTGCCTGAACTACACGTTTAAGTCTCTTGGAAAATAGATCGAAGTCCTGCCTTAGTTGCTTATAATCAGATTCATGCACTTTAGAATAAAGATCATTCTCTAAAGTGGATAACTTATCACCGCTTGATTCAAGTTTTTCTGACATCTTTTTCTGCATGTCATTGAACTTTTCTTCAAATAGGAATAAACGAGTTTCAAGCTCATTATAACGAGTTTCAGCATCTTCAAGCCTTGTAATTAGTTCGGAGTTCGCAAGTTCGGAATCGGATTCAAGACCTGAAGCACTGTTATCCAAAATATTTGCACTATTGCCTATTTCATTATTTGTTTTACTTGTCTGCTTCAAGTTTTCATTTGTAACATCTTCAACATCAGCTTTGGAATCTTCCACGTACCCTGTGACATCAGTATCCTGTTCATCTTCGCCAGGCTCCATGGAATAATCTTGTGATCCGGTTTGTGAAACTTCATTATCCATACTTTCATGATTTATCATTTCAGTCTCACATTTTTCCAGTGTGCATATTTCGTTATCCATAGCAACTCACCTTTCACACGAAGGACTCAAGTTTGTGAGTAATATCCGGTATCCATTCGGCTTCGCATACATCTGCCACATAGTCACCATGCAGAGGCCGTATCTGATCATTGATTATCATTTCAAGAAGCAGTGGCCAAAGATCTTCTGTCATCCATTTGGGTGATGATGCAATTTCATTGAAAGCCATAGCAAGTACCTGCTCAACTTCACCTCTGCCCATGACACTTGTGATCTTTTCCTTGATATCAGCAAGTATCTCCATATTCTTCTTATACTCGGAAGACTGGGTGTACATCTCATCAAATACTATCTTTGCCAATATACGCAATTCATTAGCCACTTCTTCCGGATAAGTTGCCAGTTGTTCCTTGGACATTGGACGCTGCTCAAAAACATGCTGAATTACAGCCTTAGCGACATCTATCTTATCCATGTTCCCCGCAAGATCTGCTTTTCCGGTAAACAGGGAAATCAAAAGTGCTCCGCGTCCTACGGAAGAGAAAATTACCGTACCAAACTCATATTCAATAACAGATTGCTTAAGTCCCATGGCAAGCTGCTGGCTTACATGCAGCAGATTGTTGCTGATCAGATTTGTCAGCTCAAAAATTTTATGGCCAATACTATCAGGTATGTAGGATGCATATATCCTTCCGTCCGCACCGGCAAACAAAAGTACATCCACATCACTGGATTGGTGTGTCCTTTTAAGCTGTGCGACCAGAGCGAACTTCAGAAGGGAAACATCCTCAAGGTCATCCTTTGTTTTTTTAACTGACACGTCAATCCACCTCTTACCTTAACGGATAAGCTCTTCCAGCTCACTCAGACTGTCTATTTCAATAAGACTTTCTTCATCCGAATCAAATGCCTCTTCCTGGAAGTCAGGCATGACAACGTTATCATCAACCTGAAGTGTACCTCCTGAAAGTTCAGCAATATCAAGCTGAGACTGCGGAGAGCTTGCTTCTATTTTTTTTCTTTTTTCAAGCTCTTCTTTTGTTACTGCATCATTAAGACCCTGAGATTCGAAGAATATCTGGAGTGTCTCCTTTGGAGAGAACGGATATGACCAATTCTCTTTGACATATACCAGGCGCTCAAGCATTCTCTCACTGGCACCAATGTCAGCGGCTGTCCTGATAGCTTTGTCAAAGACATCATCATACTTGTGTATGTCTTCAGCTGATATGAGTGGAGTAGTTCTTACAACAACACCTACACCACGAACAAATATGTATGGATAGACTTCCTCACCATGTCTTGTTGCACGCATCTTGACTATCTCAAGTGCCCTGTTAAATGCTCCACCAATAGGCCTGTATGTCAGGTGTACTGCACCGTCTGACATGTAGATAGGAATCAGCACATCCTCTCCAATGGTCTCACCTGGTGCTGCGTGTTCTTCTGTAGTGATAAGAACAGGACCAAGCTGCTTTAGTGTATAGAACAGTTTTGTGATGATCTCACGCTGCTCCTGTTTATCCTGTATCGCCCAAATAAGCGGAGTCAAAGGATCGATTATCACACGCGTCTTTACAGCATAATTCTTATTTGCTTCCACAAGGGCCGGAAGCTGCTCGTCTACGAGTTTGACGAAATCCTTTCCTTTTGAATGGAAGAAGAATAATTCTTTTTCATAATACTTATCAAGGTTAAATCCAAGCATCTTTGCTTCACGCATGATCTGCTCAGGTGGTTCTTCCATACTGATGTAGAGACCGTTCTCTCCATGCTCAAGACCATAATTCAGATACTGCATTGCAAAGGTTGATTTTCCGGTACCACTGGAACCTACGACCAGAAGGGTGGACTTATCGCGTACACCACCTTCAATTACTCTGTCAAGACCTGCAATTCCGGTTGGTATTCGTGTTTCGCTGCTCATTTAAATTCCTCCGGAAGTACTACTTCATCAAGGCTGTATAATTCACTAATATTTGTAATCTCAATATTTTCTGTAATTCTATCCAGTCCTTCAATAGCTGGTTGAGAATCTGAAAGCTCAGACCCATGCTTAATTGAAAGAATGAGCGATTCATTGCTGTCAAAAGGAAAGCTCTTTTCAACATAGACCGACTCGATTGAGTGACCCATGACCAGCATATAATCACTAACTTCTACCCATCCGGTTTCATTTTTCTTAACAACATTTCTCAGAAGTACATTGTTATTTTCCCGGTCTATCTTTTCACATTCACCTCTGTAATGTGAACTATTTGTTATCACCCTCACATTCTCACCTACGAATTCATCCAGATGAGTATAGGACGAAACTGATCTGTAACCTGCCATGATAATCACTGCTGATCCTTCTTCATTTTAGCAAGAAGCTCGGCAAAGCTATCCGTCTTTTTAGCTTCTTCCTGTAATTTTGCTGTTTCCTCAGACACAGCTGGTGCAGCTGCAGCCGGAGCAGAATTGTCTGGTACCTGTATCTTCTGGGCCATTGCACCAAAAGCACCGCCAAAAGTACTATGTGATTCAGCTATGGAAGAAAGTTCTTCCTGAAGCTTCCATGGAGGATCAAACACCTTCTCCTGTACCGGCATGCTGTTGGCAAACTGCATGTAAGCGTTACCAATTTCAGACAGACGACCGCTGTCAAGTAATTTGTAAATCGTAAGTATCCTTACCCTGTCCCTGAGCTCATTATCATCAACAGGTGGCCTGATACCGGATAATATTTTTTTATCATACTCATCCAGCATGACCTGATATGCGGATATAGGCTGGAGGTCTACCTTGAATTTACAATATGGATCTCCATTCTTGATGCACTCGGTTTCCTCAACAGAGCATTCAAGTTCTAGGTCTTCCCTGAAGAACCTGTGCAGAGCATCAGTTGTAGCTACACAAACCTTCTGGTTCTGCAGTGCCGGATAAAAATTGCATACGGGATTGTTTGGAACTGCAAATATAT
It encodes:
- a CDS encoding RAD55 family ATPase, coding for MSSETRIPTGIAGLDRVIEGGVRDKSTLLVVGSSGTGKSTFAMQYLNYGLEHGENGLYISMEEPPEQIMREAKMLGFNLDKYYEKELFFFHSKGKDFVKLVDEQLPALVEANKNYAVKTRVIIDPLTPLIWAIQDKQEQREIITKLFYTLKQLGPVLITTEEHAAPGETIGEDVLIPIYMSDGAVHLTYRPIGGAFNRALEIVKMRATRHGEEVYPYIFVRGVGVVVRTTPLISAEDIHKYDDVFDKAIRTAADIGASERMLERLVYVKENWSYPFSPKETLQIFFESQGLNDAVTKEELEKRKKIEASSPQSQLDIAELSGGTLQVDDNVVMPDFQEEAFDSDEESLIEIDSLSELEELIR
- a CDS encoding V4R domain-containing protein — its product is MADPGLPPFMTNSAGGPPPAMDGSFGQSMGAFGALLKLQQNISDRFPKAKVPWNETRKFLKASTIDQIRATSLYKFHMKFFKDIGLGNMQLISYAPMHYIFAVPNNPVCNFYPALQNQKVCVATTDALHRFFREDLELECSVEETECIKNGDPYCKFKVDLQPISAYQVMLDEYDKKILSGIRPPVDDNELRDRVRILTIYKLLDSGRLSEIGNAYMQFANSMPVQEKVFDPPWKLQEELSSIAESHSTFGGAFGAMAQKIQVPDNSAPAAAAPAVSEETAKLQEEAKKTDSFAELLAKMKKDQQ